From the Deinococcus sonorensis KR-87 genome, the window CTGCTGACGCCCGAGGAGACCAGCAGCAAGTTCGTGCTGGCGGCCCGCGAGCGCAGCCACAAGCTGCTGTACATGCGCCCCTTCCGCACCGAGGCCGACACCGAGACCTTCCTCAAGGAGGTCAAGAGCGGCCTGAACAAGTGGGGCATCACGGTGGGCACGCCGGTGGCCGCCGCCTTCGAGCCGAGCAGCCTGCTGCGCTGGCTGTGTATCGTGGGGCCGTTGGCCGCGCTGGCGCTGATCGGGCTGAGCTATCCGCTGAGCCGGCTGGGCCTGATCGTGGCCGCGCTGGGGCTGCTGCTCGCGCTGGGCATGAACGGCTTCCAGCCGTTCCCGGGATTCGCGCTGGTGGCGGCCATCAGCTTTCCGGCGCTGGGGCTTGTGCTGCGACGGCACAGCATCTGGGACTGGTTCGTGGCGACCGGCTTCAGTCTGGTGGGCGTGTTCTTCGTGTCGGCGCTGGGCGCCAACCGGGACAGCATGCTGGGCCTGGACCCGTTCCGGGGCGTGGGCCTGACGCTGCTGGCCCCGATCGGGCTGGTGGCGCTGAGCTTCCTGCCGCGTCAGGACATCCGCAAAACCGTCCAGAACGTCTACAACGCGCCGATCAAGCTGGGCGACATCATCGTGATGCTGCTGGGGCTGGCCGCCTTCGCGCTGGTGTTCCTGCGCCGCGGCAACACCACCGGGGCCGGGGTCAGCGACGCCGAGGCCAAGGTGCGCCAGAGCCTGCAGGACAGCATCATCCGCCCGCGCTTCAAGGAGCTGGCCGGCCACCCGCTGCTGCTGCTGGGCCTGTCGGGCATCCTGCCCGGCTACTTCACGCTGCTGCTGCTGCTGGGCGGCGTGGTGGGTCAGGCGAGCATCCTGAACACCTTCTCGCACTTCCACACCCCGCTGCTGATCAGCTTCCAGCGCGCGCTGATCGGGCTGGGCGCGGGTCTGGTGCTGGGCTTCATTACCCTGTGGGCCGTGCGGCTGGCGCTGCGGCTGTGGGCCACCTACGGCCCGGCCCGCTCCACCGCCGCCACCTCGGCCCCGGAGACGGCGTGAACATCGCGGTCAGCGGCTACTACGGCTTCGACAACACCGGCGACGAGGCCATTGCGCTGGCCATCACGCGGGAGCTGCAGCGGCGCGGACACACGGCCCTGCTGCTCAGCAACACCCCGGCCCAGACCCGCGCCCGCTACGGTGGGCGCAGCGAAGGCCGCATGAGCGTGCTGGGGCTGCCGCGGGCCATCCTCAGCTCGCAGCAGCTGTGGTCCGGCGGCGGCGGCCTGCTGCAGGACAAGACCAGCAGCCGCACCCTCACCTACTACCTGGGCGTGATCCGGCTGGCCCAGCTGCTGCGCCGCCGGGTGGTGGTGTTCAACCAGTCGGTGGGGCCGCTGAGCCTGGAGGGCGGGGCGCGGGTGGCGCGCGGCCTGCAGGGCGCCTGCGTGATCGTGCGTGACCGGGGCAGCCTGGAGACCCTCAAGCGGCTGGGCGTGGAGGCGCGACTGGGCGGAGACCCCGCGCTGCTGCTGACGCCGTCCGACACGGTCCAGCGCCAGCCGGAGACGGTGGTGCTGGCTCCGCGCGGCGACGTGACCGACGCCAACGCCGGGCTGGCCGCACTGGCCAATCACCTGAGGACGCAGGGCCGGCGCACCGTGGCGCTGAGTTTTCACCCGCACGTGGATGACGAGGCGGCCCAGGGGCTGGGGGCCGACGAGGTGATCAGCACCTCGGACCCCGCGCGGGCGCTGGACGTGATCGCGGGGGCCGGGTACGTGGTGGGGGTGCGGCTGCACGCGGTGATTCTGGCCGCGGCCGCCGGGGTGCCGTTTGCCGGAGTCAGCTACGACCCGAAGGTGGCGGGCTTCTGCGCCGACGCCGGGGCGGCCAGCGTGGGCACCGACTTCGAGGCGGCCCAGGTCTGCGGCCTGGTGATGAAGACGCGTAGCCCCGACTGGGCGCAGGTGCAGGCGATGAAGACCCGAGCCCGCGACAGCTTCGACTGGGCCATCAACGCCTGAACCGCGCCCTGCTCTACACTGCCGCATGACCACCGACCCCGAACCGGCCCTGAACCGCCTCACGCCGGACGTGTTGCAGCGCCTCTCCCCCACCGAACTGGCCGAGCAGCTGAACGGGCAGGTGGGCGAGTTGCAGCAGCGGCTGGGCATCCGGCTGCTGGAAGCCAGCCCAGCGCGGCTGGTGGCCCGCATGCCGGTGGAGGGCAACCGCCAGCCGGCCATGCGGCTGCATGGCGGTGCCAGCGCCGCGCTGGTGGAGGACCTGGCCAGCCTCGGCTCGTGGCTGAACCTGGACGTGAGCCGGCAGGTGGCGGTGGGCGTGGACCTGAACATCACCCACGTGCGCGGCGCGGTCAGCGGCGAGGTGCAGGCCGAGGCCGAGCTGACCTACCGGGGCCGCAGCGTGATGGTCTGGACCGTGACCATCCGCAACGAGCACGGCAAGGTCACCAGCGTGGGCCGCTGCACCTGCAACGTGGTGAACCGCTGAGCGGAAAGACGTTGCATCCGGCGTCCGGCCCTGTTATGTTATTTGCATAAGGGACGCCGAGCGTTCCTCGCAAAGGAGACAGTATGCCCACCCTGCACCTCACCGGCCCCCTCGGCACCAGTCTCAGCGTCGAAGTGCCCGACGAACGCGACATGCTGACCGTCCTGCGCCGCTACGGCAAGAGCGGCTGGACCAGCGGCGAGATTCCGCCGGGCGGCCTGCAGCTGCCGCTGAGCATGGCCGACCTGTTCGACTGGACCCTGATCGGCGCGCGCGCCTACACCACCAGCGACGGCGAGCAGGCCGTGATGTACCGCGGCCAGAGCTACAAGCGCCGCGAGCTGGACGAGGTGGACAC encodes:
- a CDS encoding DUF5693 family protein translates to MTNRPPAPRTTKTPATPPLLPMPTRHRLTPLLLGLMLLSFIPALILAVQRVRFESAQRTVAMVMDYSTLTQQANLNGQTPMELLAHYRTLGVNGVALYEDTLASRVLRGEIYLMSGIELAARYPDANVDTLLTYTRDIKPGALEALEKKYTIRPKSVVIGGQRWDAWAADPGFLPAGPNTALINRLQQQGYVVVYRPWDSQAVKEPALDWPQVPFIAFTDVEVIGARNPAVLEKVRERMGKRVPAIIEFTPQKGMEQLIQGRSAVRLFSISAAWQDLLTPEETSSKFVLAARERSHKLLYMRPFRTEADTETFLKEVKSGLNKWGITVGTPVAAAFEPSSLLRWLCIVGPLAALALIGLSYPLSRLGLIVAALGLLLALGMNGFQPFPGFALVAAISFPALGLVLRRHSIWDWFVATGFSLVGVFFVSALGANRDSMLGLDPFRGVGLTLLAPIGLVALSFLPRQDIRKTVQNVYNAPIKLGDIIVMLLGLAAFALVFLRRGNTTGAGVSDAEAKVRQSLQDSIIRPRFKELAGHPLLLLGLSGILPGYFTLLLLLGGVVGQASILNTFSHFHTPLLISFQRALIGLGAGLVLGFITLWAVRLALRLWATYGPARSTAATSAPETA
- the csaB gene encoding polysaccharide pyruvyl transferase CsaB encodes the protein MNIAVSGYYGFDNTGDEAIALAITRELQRRGHTALLLSNTPAQTRARYGGRSEGRMSVLGLPRAILSSQQLWSGGGGLLQDKTSSRTLTYYLGVIRLAQLLRRRVVVFNQSVGPLSLEGGARVARGLQGACVIVRDRGSLETLKRLGVEARLGGDPALLLTPSDTVQRQPETVVLAPRGDVTDANAGLAALANHLRTQGRRTVALSFHPHVDDEAAQGLGADEVISTSDPARALDVIAGAGYVVGVRLHAVILAAAAGVPFAGVSYDPKVAGFCADAGAASVGTDFEAAQVCGLVMKTRSPDWAQVQAMKTRARDSFDWAINA
- a CDS encoding PaaI family thioesterase gives rise to the protein MTTDPEPALNRLTPDVLQRLSPTELAEQLNGQVGELQQRLGIRLLEASPARLVARMPVEGNRQPAMRLHGGASAALVEDLASLGSWLNLDVSRQVAVGVDLNITHVRGAVSGEVQAEAELTYRGRSVMVWTVTIRNEHGKVTSVGRCTCNVVNR
- a CDS encoding single-stranded DNA-binding protein; protein product: MPTLHLTGPLGTSLSVEVPDERDMLTVLRRYGKSGWTSGEIPPGGLQLPLSMADLFDWTLIGARAYTTSDGEQAVMYRGQSYKRRELDEVDTKKLKLPKIVKYSRGARPTDPPHLKEGEEGGVQYVTLISFRGGGRVMDSYVDPAKQAESRA